Genomic window (Mesorhizobium sp. M4B.F.Ca.ET.058.02.1.1):
GAAATGGCCGATGTTCTTCGGCGAATACTCGGCCTGGCTCTGTGAACGCAGCACCACTTCGTTGACCAGCGCCTCATTGTCGGCGCCGCGCACGCGCTCGAGGATGCCGTTGAACTGGTTCGGCCGCATCTGCGCGCCGCGCGCCAGCGACAGGCCGAGCGTCTGCAGAAATTCGCGCAGCGATTCCTGCTTGGCGAGTGAAGGCGCGTCGTGGATGCGGTAGACCAGAGACTCCTTCTTCGCCTCCAGCGTTTCGGCGGCCGCGACATTGGCCTGGATCATGAACTCCTCGATCAGCTTGTGGGCATCGAGTCGATCCGGCACGACGACGCGGTCGACCGTGCCGTCCTCTTTGAGCAGGATCTTGCGCTCGGGCAGGTCGAGCTCGAGCGGCTGGCGGCCGTCACGGCCGCGCTTCAGCACCGCATAGGCATCCCATAGCGGCTTCAGCACCGTCGCGAGAATCGGCCCGGTCTTGTCGTCCGGCATGCCGTCTATGGCCGCCTGCGCCTGCGTATAGGCGAGCTTGGCCGCCGACTTCATCATGATCCGGTGGAAGGAGTGGCGAAGCTTGCGACCGTCGGCGGAGAAGGTCATGCGCACGGCGAGCCCCGGCCGGTCCTGGCCTTCGCGCAGCGAACAGAGGTCGTTGGAGATGCGCTCCGGCAGCATCGGCACGACGCGATCCGGGAAATAGACCGAATTGCCGCGCTTCAGAGCCTCGCGATCGAGCGCGCTGCCGTAGCGGACGTAGGCCGCGACATCGGCGATCGCCACCGTGACCAGCACGCCGCCGGAGTTCTTCTCGTCCGGGTCAGGCGTCGCGAACACCGCGTCGTCATGGTCCTTGGCGTCGGCCGGATCGATGGTGATCAGCGGCAGGTCGCGCCAGTCCTCGCGGCCGGCAAGCGTCGCGGGCTTCACCGCCTCGGCTTCGGCGAAGACGTCGGCCGGGAAGATGTGCGGGATGTCATGCGCGTGGATGGCGATCATCGAGACCGCCTTCTCGCTGGTCAGCGAGCCCAGAACGTTGAGCACCTTGGCCCTCGGCAGCCCGTAGCGGGAGGCGCGCGCGGGCTCGACCTCCACCAGGTCGCCGTTCCTGGCGCCGTTCTGGAATTCCTTGTCGACGATCAGTTCGGGCTGGCGCCGCTCCACCGGCTCGATGCGGAACGTGCCGT
Coding sequences:
- the rnr gene encoding ribonuclease R — its product is MARRISGRSHGDPRTADTRAKVRDDYRPSRDEILRYIAENPDRSGKREIAKAFALRGEDRIWLKDLLRDLQDEGLLTRERKRLARSGALPHVSVLDIFGRDSDGVLLAHPSEYSGTGSPPVVSIRVSRGSSGPTPGIGDRVLAKTFPTDDPSGPAYTGRVMKIFERRSDALLGVFRVLKDGTFRIEPVERRQPELIVDKEFQNGARNGDLVEVEPARASRYGLPRAKVLNVLGSLTSEKAVSMIAIHAHDIPHIFPADVFAEAEAVKPATLAGREDWRDLPLITIDPADAKDHDDAVFATPDPDEKNSGGVLVTVAIADVAAYVRYGSALDREALKRGNSVYFPDRVVPMLPERISNDLCSLREGQDRPGLAVRMTFSADGRKLRHSFHRIMMKSAAKLAYTQAQAAIDGMPDDKTGPILATVLKPLWDAYAVLKRGRDGRQPLELDLPERKILLKEDGTVDRVVVPDRLDAHKLIEEFMIQANVAAAETLEAKKESLVYRIHDAPSLAKQESLREFLQTLGLSLARGAQMRPNQFNGILERVRGADNEALVNEVVLRSQSQAEYSPKNIGHFGLNLKRYAHFTSPIRRYADLIVHRGLIAALNLGPGGLTQQEAERLEEVSALISATERRAMAAERDTVDRLVAAYLAERIDERFDARISGVTKAGLFVQLPQFGADGFIPVSSLDGDYYIYDETARSLFGERTGKGYQLADRVEVRLIEVAPMAGAMRFEMLTDPKPLPGSKRSFHKAKGRARASQSRSGPRGRRR